One bacterium BMS3Abin14 DNA segment encodes these proteins:
- the mutS2_3 gene encoding endonuclease MutS2 gives MNDHALKVLEYNDLLSCLAGCAHSEPGSHLALRLLPCPDRQSVVADLALTQEALHLLEIEDVNLSEVQNTTAVLDRLRAEGSVLGSDDLMILLSNQKSVGTVRRTLREFAGALPGLSSLVQGMASFPEWERWVGRSFTESGEMMDNAGPELARVRRELRSARDTVLDRLEKFRTQDSAAKVIRDDYVTIRNGRYVLPVKPEYHRAFKGIVQSRSQSGQTLFVEPLFAVDLNNRLTGARVQEEKEIHRILARMSADAREVRESMASNLELLARLDLVLAKGRLGRKLDGIIPQPADETELVDARHPLLVLSPETECVPVSLGIGGASTALVITGPNTGGKTITLKTVGLLTLMAQSGIPIPAAEGTRMRVFSRVFADIGDEQSLSQNLSTFSAHMKVVSRILSHADHDTLVLLDELGAGTDPQEGSALGVALLEALGKKGTCVVVTTHHNLLKEFAYRAAYAKNASTVFDPESLKPTFRIKVGLPGRSHALKIAGQLGVDRNIIARAQEIMGTGAVRADELLGRLSEEVDREARARASAERISARLEADRDRLRIRRKAAQEKAEKIQEEARREASDFIRDLTRRGKDILKGLKDDPGSGRKGFPEKIREMRSEVMERLPPPAAVAPSGKPVSVGGRVEVMPLGIKATVTALLPGGKEAEVLSGEIRMRAPLRRLFMLEDGEGQSSSGIDQPPPVGYEGEGGLPVELNLLGFTVEDALESVDKVLDRSLMEPGYQLRIVHGKGSGALRKAITASLRDDPRVLKFGVAPREAGGAGVTVVELKT, from the coding sequence ATGAATGATCATGCCCTGAAAGTACTGGAGTACAATGATCTGCTTTCCTGCCTTGCCGGGTGTGCGCATTCCGAACCTGGTTCCCATCTGGCGCTGCGTTTATTACCCTGCCCCGACAGACAGAGCGTTGTTGCCGATCTGGCCCTTACGCAGGAGGCCCTCCACCTGCTGGAGATCGAGGACGTAAACCTTTCGGAGGTTCAAAATACAACTGCGGTTCTTGACCGTCTTCGGGCTGAAGGATCTGTTCTGGGCTCTGATGATCTCATGATTCTCCTGAGCAACCAGAAATCGGTTGGCACCGTCAGACGCACCCTGCGCGAGTTTGCGGGCGCTCTCCCGGGCTTGTCTTCCCTGGTTCAGGGCATGGCCTCCTTTCCTGAGTGGGAACGGTGGGTGGGCCGATCCTTCACCGAAAGCGGGGAAATGATGGACAATGCCGGCCCGGAACTTGCCCGTGTCAGGCGCGAACTACGGTCTGCCAGGGACACTGTCCTGGATAGGCTCGAGAAGTTCAGGACCCAGGATAGTGCGGCAAAAGTAATCCGCGATGATTATGTGACGATCCGGAATGGCCGCTACGTTCTACCTGTGAAGCCTGAATATCACCGCGCCTTTAAGGGCATTGTTCAGAGCAGGTCCCAGAGCGGCCAGACTCTTTTTGTCGAACCTCTTTTTGCTGTGGATCTGAACAACCGGCTGACCGGCGCCAGGGTGCAAGAGGAGAAGGAAATACACCGGATTCTCGCGCGCATGAGCGCAGATGCCAGGGAGGTCAGAGAATCCATGGCATCAAACCTCGAACTTCTGGCACGGCTGGATCTTGTTCTCGCAAAGGGGCGTCTGGGACGCAAACTGGACGGAATTATCCCCCAGCCGGCTGATGAAACGGAACTCGTGGATGCCAGGCACCCCCTCCTGGTATTGAGCCCTGAGACAGAATGTGTTCCGGTAAGCCTGGGGATCGGAGGCGCGTCAACGGCCCTGGTGATAACCGGCCCCAATACCGGAGGGAAAACAATAACCCTAAAGACCGTCGGTCTGTTGACGCTGATGGCTCAATCGGGAATCCCGATCCCTGCCGCTGAGGGGACCCGAATGAGAGTTTTCTCGAGGGTATTTGCCGATATAGGTGATGAGCAGAGCCTGTCACAGAATCTGAGCACGTTTTCGGCGCACATGAAAGTGGTATCCCGGATCCTTTCCCACGCCGATCACGATACCCTTGTTCTGCTCGATGAGCTTGGCGCCGGAACTGATCCCCAGGAAGGATCCGCTTTGGGCGTGGCGCTGTTGGAGGCGCTCGGAAAAAAAGGGACGTGTGTCGTGGTAACCACCCACCACAACCTCCTGAAGGAATTTGCTTACAGGGCTGCTTATGCGAAAAACGCCTCGACGGTATTTGACCCGGAAAGCCTTAAACCGACCTTTCGGATAAAGGTCGGACTCCCCGGAAGAAGCCATGCCCTTAAGATAGCCGGACAGCTTGGGGTAGATCGCAATATCATAGCCAGGGCACAGGAGATTATGGGCACAGGCGCCGTGAGAGCCGATGAGCTGCTGGGGAGGTTGAGCGAGGAGGTGGACAGAGAGGCGAGGGCCAGGGCGTCGGCTGAACGGATTTCGGCAAGGCTCGAGGCTGACAGGGACAGGCTCCGGATTCGCCGGAAGGCAGCGCAGGAGAAGGCAGAAAAGATTCAGGAGGAAGCCCGCAGGGAAGCATCGGACTTTATACGGGATCTGACAAGGCGGGGCAAGGATATTTTGAAGGGGCTGAAAGATGATCCTGGATCGGGCCGAAAGGGGTTTCCAGAGAAGATTCGCGAGATGAGATCCGAGGTAATGGAACGACTGCCGCCCCCGGCAGCCGTGGCCCCTTCCGGGAAACCCGTATCCGTTGGCGGCAGGGTAGAGGTAATGCCGTTGGGTATCAAGGCAACTGTAACAGCTCTTCTGCCCGGTGGAAAAGAGGCCGAAGTCCTGTCGGGCGAAATACGGATGAGGGCCCCTCTCCGACGGCTTTTTATGTTGGAGGACGGAGAGGGGCAATCATCCTCCGGGATAGATCAGCCTCCTCCCGTCGGTTATGAAGGCGAGGGCGGCCTTCCGGTGGAACTCAACCTTCTCGGGTTCACCGTAGAGGATGCCCTGGAGTCGGTGGATAAGGTGCTGGACCGTTCGCTGATGGAGCCTGGATACCAGCTGAGGATAGTCCATGGCAAGGGGTCGGGAGCGCTTCGAAAGGCCATCACCGCGAGCCTGCGGGATGACCCGAGGGTTCTGAAATTCGGAGTCGCGCCGCGGGAGGCAGGCGGCGCCGGCGTCACGGTGGTGGAGTTGAAAACCTAG
- the rpsU gene encoding 30S ribosomal protein S21, translated as MPGVRVRDNESFEGALRRFKKQCEKSGILSEMRRREYYEKPSVQKKRKMIAARKKAAKTTKRRFR; from the coding sequence ATGCCTGGTGTAAGGGTCAGAGACAATGAAAGCTTCGAGGGTGCCCTTCGCCGTTTTAAGAAACAGTGCGAAAAATCAGGAATTCTTTCTGAGATGCGAAGACGGGAATACTACGAGAAGCCCAGCGTACAAAAAAAGAGAAAGATGATAGCTGCACGAAAAAAAGCGGCCAAGACGACCAAGAGGCGGTTTCGCTGA
- a CDS encoding HIT-like protein has protein sequence MPNCIFCKIAGGKIPAEVVREDDELIAFEDISPKAPVHILIVPKEHLSTLNDAGKEHGALLGRMTLLAAEIAQDKGVAAGGYRVLINCNPDGGQEVFHLHMHMLGGKRMSGMG, from the coding sequence ATGCCCAACTGTATTTTCTGTAAGATTGCCGGCGGGAAGATCCCGGCAGAAGTGGTTCGGGAGGACGATGAGCTCATCGCTTTTGAGGATATCAGCCCGAAGGCCCCAGTGCACATCCTGATCGTGCCGAAAGAGCACCTTTCGACCCTCAACGACGCCGGAAAGGAACACGGCGCCCTGCTGGGACGGATGACGCTTCTAGCCGCCGAAATCGCTCAGGACAAAGGTGTTGCAGCCGGCGGCTACCGCGTTCTCATCAATTGCAACCCCGATGGTGGACAGGAGGTGTTTCATCTCCACATGCACATGCTCGGGGGCAAAAGGATGAGCGGCATGGGCTAA
- the hisE gene encoding phosphoribosyl-ATP pyrophosphatase: protein MNVDFSQLKFDSSGLIPAIVQDHSNGEVLMVAYMNREALEKTLETGLAHYFSRSRQKLWQKGESSGHVQRVREILYDCDGDALVVKADQKVAACHTGHRSCFYRALGRGEDIARTIFDEKEIYDGREEREVFDRLYAVIVDRKNNPEDDSYTSSLLAGGVEVIGKKVQEEGLELILATMAADRENVVREAADLIYHTWVLLAAASVRPEEVRKELAGRFGTGGLAEKAAR from the coding sequence TTGAACGTTGATTTTTCGCAGCTCAAATTCGATTCAAGCGGGTTGATCCCTGCAATAGTCCAGGACCACTCCAACGGTGAGGTTCTCATGGTAGCCTACATGAACCGTGAGGCGCTCGAAAAGACCCTGGAGACCGGGCTTGCCCACTATTTTTCCCGGTCCAGGCAGAAGCTGTGGCAAAAAGGGGAGTCCTCGGGCCATGTGCAGAGGGTCCGCGAGATCCTTTACGATTGCGACGGTGACGCCCTGGTTGTAAAGGCCGACCAGAAAGTCGCCGCCTGTCACACGGGTCACCGTTCCTGCTTTTATCGGGCACTGGGCCGTGGCGAAGACATCGCCCGGACAATATTCGACGAAAAAGAGATCTATGACGGCAGGGAAGAGAGGGAGGTGTTTGATCGTCTTTACGCCGTTATCGTGGACAGGAAAAACAACCCGGAGGATGATTCATACACATCCTCCCTGCTTGCCGGCGGTGTTGAGGTAATTGGGAAGAAGGTCCAGGAGGAGGGCCTCGAGCTTATTCTGGCGACCATGGCCGCGGACCGGGAAAATGTTGTCAGGGAAGCCGCGGACCTGATCTACCATACATGGGTCCTGCTTGCAGCGGCCTCGGTGCGGCCGGAAGAGGTGCGCAAAGAACTTGCCGGAAGATTCGGTACCGGGGGGCTTGCGGAGAAAGCCGCCAGGTAA
- the hisF gene encoding imidazole glycerol phosphate synthase subunit HisF — MSKTGTGLAKRIIPCLDVTDGRVVKGIRFVNLVDAGDPVEIASFYNEQGADEVTFLDITASSDKRGILLDIVKRTAESVFIPLTVGGGVRNLENIRELLRAGADKVSINTAAVLTPEFVKEASLRFGSQCIVVAIDAKRAGGVRWSPKWEIYTHGGRNPTGIDALEWARRMEEYGAGEILLTSMDRDGTRDGYDIPLTKTIADAVSVPVIASGGVGNLEHLYEGLADGCASAVLAASIFHFREFTIPQAKDYLHSRGITVRI, encoded by the coding sequence GTGAGCAAAACGGGAACCGGACTTGCAAAAAGGATTATACCCTGTCTGGATGTGACGGATGGGCGTGTCGTAAAGGGGATCCGGTTTGTCAACCTGGTGGATGCCGGGGACCCTGTCGAGATCGCGTCGTTTTACAATGAACAGGGAGCGGATGAGGTCACCTTCCTCGATATTACGGCCTCGTCCGATAAAAGAGGGATCCTTCTGGACATCGTGAAAAGGACGGCCGAGTCCGTTTTTATCCCGCTGACGGTGGGAGGCGGAGTCAGGAACCTGGAAAATATCAGAGAGCTGCTCCGGGCGGGAGCGGACAAGGTGAGCATCAACACGGCAGCCGTTTTAACGCCTGAATTTGTCAAGGAGGCCAGCCTGAGATTTGGTTCGCAGTGTATCGTTGTGGCGATTGATGCCAAGCGGGCCGGAGGGGTGCGGTGGTCCCCCAAGTGGGAGATCTATACACACGGAGGGAGAAACCCAACGGGGATAGATGCCCTGGAATGGGCCAGGCGAATGGAGGAATATGGAGCCGGCGAGATTCTGCTGACAAGCATGGACCGGGATGGCACCAGGGACGGTTATGACATCCCTCTGACAAAGACCATCGCCGATGCCGTATCCGTTCCCGTAATCGCTTCCGGCGGCGTTGGAAACCTGGAACATCTGTACGAGGGGCTGGCGGATGGATGCGCCAGCGCCGTGCTGGCGGCATCCATCTTTCACTTCCGGGAGTTTACCATCCCCCAGGCCAAGGACTACCTGCATTCGCGCGGTATCACAGTAAGGATTTAA
- the hisA gene encoding 1-(5-phosphoribosyl)-5-[(5-phosphoribosylamino) methylideneamino] imidazole-4-carboxamide isomerase, protein MLILPAIDLKGGKCVRLYKGEMDTAKVYSKLPEEVALKWQSQGARMIHVVDLDGAVAGEPRNLGAIARILETVDVPIELGGGIRSREVVDNYLQLGVARVILGTVAHKNGDLVRELCLSYPGRIAVGIDARGGYVAVQGWQEITEKSAMALARELEESGVSHLIYTDIERDGAMMGPNLDATEALAAAVRIPVVLSGGMHTQEDVVRVAGLEDKGVKGVILGRSLYEGTIDLAEAIKKVQKTGDAL, encoded by the coding sequence ATGCTTATCCTGCCGGCAATTGATCTTAAGGGCGGCAAGTGTGTCCGGCTTTACAAAGGTGAGATGGATACGGCCAAGGTCTATTCCAAACTGCCCGAGGAGGTGGCCCTGAAATGGCAATCCCAGGGGGCCAGGATGATCCACGTTGTTGATCTGGACGGCGCGGTGGCCGGGGAACCCAGAAATCTTGGAGCCATCGCCCGAATCCTGGAAACTGTCGATGTGCCAATAGAACTCGGCGGCGGGATCCGTTCCAGGGAGGTGGTGGACAACTATCTTCAGTTGGGGGTGGCCAGGGTTATACTTGGCACCGTGGCCCATAAGAATGGAGACCTCGTACGCGAACTCTGCCTTTCCTATCCAGGGCGAATCGCGGTGGGAATTGATGCCAGGGGTGGCTACGTCGCAGTTCAGGGCTGGCAGGAGATCACCGAAAAGAGCGCAATGGCGCTTGCCCGTGAGTTGGAGGAGTCCGGGGTCAGCCATCTCATCTACACCGACATCGAGAGGGACGGGGCCATGATGGGGCCCAACCTTGATGCAACCGAGGCTCTGGCCGCGGCAGTCAGGATCCCCGTAGTTCTTTCCGGCGGCATGCACACTCAAGAGGATGTCGTCCGGGTAGCGGGCCTTGAGGATAAGGGGGTAAAGGGCGTCATACTGGGCCGGTCCCTTTACGAGGGAACAATTGATCTGGCCGAGGCAATAAAAAAGGTCCAGAAGACGGGCGATGCCCTGTGA
- the hisH1 gene encoding imidazole glycerol phosphate synthase subunit HisH 1 yields the protein MININDEKPTIVVVDYGMGNLHSARKGLEKVGAAVVVSGDPGVVAAADGIVLPGVGAFRDCMANLAQARLVNAIYDTIAVGKPFLGICLGMQLLMTLSEEFGVHGGMDVVRGRVVRFPHDHDLKVPHMGWNRVHLTREVPLFDGIPDGSFFYFVHSYYVVPEQDEAVAGLTDYGVKFCSVIARNNLFATQFHPEKSQPWGLKILDNFGHIVADWKED from the coding sequence ATGATCAATATCAACGATGAAAAGCCCACAATAGTGGTGGTGGATTACGGTATGGGCAACCTCCACTCCGCCCGGAAAGGGCTGGAGAAGGTCGGCGCTGCTGTCGTCGTTTCCGGCGACCCCGGTGTCGTTGCCGCAGCTGACGGGATTGTCCTTCCGGGTGTTGGAGCCTTCAGGGACTGCATGGCTAATCTTGCCCAGGCACGCCTTGTCAACGCAATTTACGATACAATCGCCGTCGGCAAGCCCTTCCTTGGGATCTGCCTGGGAATGCAGCTTCTGATGACGTTGAGCGAGGAATTCGGCGTTCATGGCGGCATGGATGTTGTCCGGGGCCGGGTGGTCCGGTTTCCCCACGACCATGACCTCAAGGTCCCGCACATGGGGTGGAACAGGGTACATCTCACCAGGGAGGTTCCCCTCTTTGACGGGATACCGGATGGATCCTTCTTCTACTTCGTTCACTCCTATTACGTGGTTCCTGAACAGGATGAAGCTGTGGCGGGCCTTACGGACTATGGGGTAAAGTTCTGTTCGGTGATCGCCAGGAATAATCTTTTCGCAACCCAGTTTCATCCGGAGAAGAGTCAGCCGTGGGGCCTGAAGATCCTTGATAACTTCGGGCACATCGTTGCCGACTGGAAGGAGGACTGA
- the hisB gene encoding imidazoleglycerol-phosphate dehydratase has product MRRGEVRRETKETRVNLSISLDGDGLSEVHTGVAFLDHMLDLVARHGLFDLKVQAEGDLEVDAHHTVEDVGICLGLAVRQALGSGEGMRRYGWAILPMDETLATVALDLGGRPYLCFSIPGLDGGMGDFPMELLPEFFQAFCNNAGANMHIRVDSGRNRHHVAEAIYKAFSKALDQAVSIDPRVKGIPSTKGRLIET; this is encoded by the coding sequence ATGAGACGCGGTGAGGTCCGGAGGGAAACGAAAGAAACCAGGGTCAACCTGTCCATATCCCTGGATGGAGATGGCCTGTCCGAGGTGCACACCGGGGTGGCGTTTCTGGACCACATGCTCGACCTGGTAGCCCGGCACGGGCTGTTTGATCTAAAGGTACAGGCCGAAGGGGACCTTGAGGTTGATGCCCATCACACCGTGGAGGATGTGGGGATATGTCTGGGCCTGGCGGTCCGGCAGGCCCTGGGCTCCGGTGAAGGCATGCGCCGTTATGGCTGGGCCATCCTGCCCATGGACGAAACACTCGCAACTGTCGCCCTGGACCTTGGGGGACGGCCCTATCTCTGCTTTTCAATACCGGGTCTCGATGGAGGGATGGGAGATTTCCCCATGGAACTCCTTCCGGAATTTTTTCAGGCGTTCTGCAATAACGCCGGGGCCAATATGCACATCAGAGTCGATTCGGGGCGCAATCGCCACCACGTGGCCGAGGCGATTTACAAGGCTTTTTCAAAAGCCCTGGATCAGGCCGTGAGTATTGACCCGAGGGTTAAGGGAATCCCGTCCACCAAGGGGAGGCTGATTGAGACGTAG
- the hisC2_1 gene encoding histidinol-phosphate aminotransferase 2 encodes MIKDLVPAEIRGLSAYRPPEGVFEVRLDANESPFPLPHEVQTKVDLALSQVLSNRYPDPASRNLRGAFSGLFGCRPEEVLVGNGSDELISLILCTFRNTQDRSRPRMLIPVPTFAMYSIGAKAAGYSVVTVPLHRDLTLDRGAILSEIARTDPSVIFLSSPNNPTGSLFGRGDIDAILLAARGLVVVDEAYGDFSGEESWVSRIGNYENLAVLRTLSKVGAAAWRCGFLAANKSIIKEVNKVRPPFNVNAFTQAAAGAILEEFTGIRGQVTAVVRERVRLADLLRGCGIKVFPSRANFLFVQADDREKALWTFLQLHDIVVKFVAGNQVTGDALRITIGTRAQNDTLVEKVRAFFGKETGDETR; translated from the coding sequence ATGATCAAGGACCTCGTCCCAGCGGAAATACGGGGCCTGTCGGCCTATCGTCCGCCTGAGGGCGTATTCGAGGTCAGGCTTGACGCCAACGAAAGCCCATTTCCTCTCCCTCACGAGGTTCAGACGAAGGTGGATTTGGCATTAAGCCAGGTCCTGTCGAACCGATATCCCGATCCTGCGTCACGAAACCTGAGAGGGGCCTTTTCGGGCCTTTTCGGGTGCCGTCCGGAGGAAGTCCTGGTCGGCAACGGTTCTGACGAACTTATTTCTCTCATACTGTGCACCTTCAGAAATACACAGGACCGGTCGCGCCCCAGGATGCTCATACCTGTTCCAACCTTCGCCATGTATTCCATCGGCGCGAAAGCCGCGGGGTACAGCGTGGTGACTGTTCCCCTTCACCGTGACCTGACCCTCGACCGGGGCGCAATCCTGTCGGAAATCGCCCGGACCGACCCGAGCGTCATCTTCTTGAGCAGTCCGAACAACCCGACAGGCTCCCTGTTTGGCAGAGGGGACATAGATGCAATCCTGTTGGCCGCCAGGGGCCTGGTGGTTGTCGACGAGGCCTACGGGGACTTTTCCGGGGAAGAATCCTGGGTATCCAGGATCGGGAATTACGAGAATCTGGCCGTTCTGCGGACCCTTTCCAAGGTGGGAGCTGCCGCCTGGCGCTGCGGATTCCTTGCGGCAAACAAATCCATCATCAAGGAGGTCAACAAGGTCAGGCCCCCTTTCAATGTCAACGCTTTCACCCAAGCGGCCGCAGGGGCTATCCTCGAAGAATTCACCGGCATCAGGGGACAGGTCACCGCCGTGGTCAGGGAAAGGGTGCGGTTGGCCGATCTCCTGCGGGGGTGTGGCATCAAGGTCTTTCCGTCCAGGGCAAATTTTCTGTTTGTCCAGGCGGATGACAGGGAAAAAGCCCTCTGGACGTTTTTGCAACTGCACGACATTGTGGTAAAGTTTGTTGCCGGGAATCAGGTAACCGGCGACGCATTGAGGATTACCATAGGGACCAGGGCACAGAACGATACCCTGGTTGAAAAGGTAAGAGCCTTTTTCGGGAAGGAGACCGGAGATGAGACGCGGTGA